One genomic segment of Ictalurus punctatus breed USDA103 chromosome 12, Coco_2.0, whole genome shotgun sequence includes these proteins:
- the LOC108272847 gene encoding uncharacterized protein LOC108272847 isoform X1: MTPIQVNKSCDELYMGGKYNYSTSLHCEDPEINWKSLDEIALGQERFLIRDYCESGIQCTVTCTNPVNEMEYIFNVFNSSTPTTEAANVYGTQINTIISIVISIIVVAILIVGLIVGMCYRKRRVIVGLREKLIRGYCQRADENNRSDIPLEDITERNTEGEAQVNTSNTESVDPGDVSANRFMNGDVRTEEARPLRLHPYS; this comes from the exons ATGACACCGATTCAGGTCAACAAGAGTTGTGATGAGCTTTACATGGGTGGTAAATATAACTACTCCACATCACTACATTGCGAGGACCCTGAGATCAACTGGAAATCGCTG gATGAGATTGCGCTGGGCCAAGAAAGATTTTTGATTCGTGATTACTGCGAGAGTGGGATTCAGTGCACTGTAACGTGTACTAATCCAGTTAATGAG ATGGAATACATCTTCAACG ttttcaACAGCTCTACGCCAACCACTGAAGCTGCTAATGTGTACGGAA ctcAAATCAACACCATCATCTCCATTGTAATCTCCATCATCGTGGTTGCCATTCTGATCGTAGGCCTGATTGTAGGAATGTGCTACAGAAAACGAAG GGTGATAGTAGGACTCAGGGAGAAATTGATTCGTGGCTACTGTCAACGAGCAGATGAAAATAACAG gtcaGACATCCCACTGGAGGACATTACAGAAAGAAACACTGAAGGTGAAGCTCAAGTGAACACCTCAAATACTGAAAG CGTGGACCCTGGTGATGTGAGCGCTAACCGCTTTATGAACGGTGATGTTAGAACTGAAGAAGCTCGACCACTCCGACTGCATCCTTACAGT TGA
- the LOC108272847 gene encoding uncharacterized protein LOC108272847 isoform X2 yields the protein MTPIQVNKSCDELYMGGKYNYSTSLHCEDPEINWKSLDEIALGQERFLIRDYCESGIQCTVTCTNPVNEMEYIFNVFNSSTPTTEAANVYGTQINTIISIVISIIVVAILIVGLIVGMCYRKRRSDIPLEDITERNTEGEAQVNTSNTESVDPGDVSANRFMNGDVRTEEARPLRLHPYS from the exons ATGACACCGATTCAGGTCAACAAGAGTTGTGATGAGCTTTACATGGGTGGTAAATATAACTACTCCACATCACTACATTGCGAGGACCCTGAGATCAACTGGAAATCGCTG gATGAGATTGCGCTGGGCCAAGAAAGATTTTTGATTCGTGATTACTGCGAGAGTGGGATTCAGTGCACTGTAACGTGTACTAATCCAGTTAATGAG ATGGAATACATCTTCAACG ttttcaACAGCTCTACGCCAACCACTGAAGCTGCTAATGTGTACGGAA ctcAAATCAACACCATCATCTCCATTGTAATCTCCATCATCGTGGTTGCCATTCTGATCGTAGGCCTGATTGTAGGAATGTGCTACAGAAAACGAAG gtcaGACATCCCACTGGAGGACATTACAGAAAGAAACACTGAAGGTGAAGCTCAAGTGAACACCTCAAATACTGAAAG CGTGGACCCTGGTGATGTGAGCGCTAACCGCTTTATGAACGGTGATGTTAGAACTGAAGAAGCTCGACCACTCCGACTGCATCCTTACAGT TGA